From the genome of Amylibacter sp. IMCC11727:
ATTGACATCCCCGCGCTGATTAAGGGCGCGAAAGCAGTGTATGAATACCCAATGGTGGATCGCGATCCGATTGAAACATGGACCGATGGACATGTGACGCTGATGGGAGATGCGGCGCATGCGGCCTATCCCGTTGGATCAAATGGTGCTGGTTCTGCAATTATTGATGCGCGGCAGTTGGGCGTGGCGTTTCTGGATCACGGGGTGAATGCAGCGGCCTTGCAGGCCTATGAAGCAAAGATGTTACCGCCGGCATCCAAAGTGGTTTTGATGAACCGTGGGTCGGGGCCAGATTCGATTTTAGGTGTGGTCGAAGAACGCTGCGGCGGGGTGTTCGACGACATCGAAGATGTGATCCCCAAAGCAGAGCTGGCTGCCCATGCGGCCAAATATAAGGCGGCCGCAGGGTTTGGTATTGCCGAAACAAATGCTGCCCCACAGACCATAGCGACGGGTGCAAAAGTGCGCTGACCGTTGTGTCATGTTTTATGACTAAATTTCGGCTATCCAAAACCGAAGAGTCATAAAACTCTCATTTCTTGAAATAACTTGGTTTTCTTTTGTTGGATTAAGCACACTAACCACTATAGGTCTTCCATTGAATAGAGGATCAATCAATGGACCATGAGAAACAAACAATCCTTTCGTTGCGATATTGGAAGCTGGAGCCAATTCCGCTTCAAGCCAACTTGGGAAAGTAATTTCCTCAAAAATTTTGACTAAAACAGTCTCTCCAGCTGGAATCACAACCTCTTTCTCAGATTCAATAAATTCACGCTCGCCATTTTCATCTATTCTTGCGATGCCGTGGGCTCTCGTATCGTAACTTGAAACCTCCAAAAAGTCTGGGTCGAAATTGGTGATTTCGACTTCTTCAGATTTCCCTCTAAACTCGTAGGAGCCGCTTGGATTGTTGCCAAACACTTCTAAGATGTCATCATGACGTAATTGCCGGACCCGTTTCCCCAGAAAATCTTCGTTCTTTTTCTTCCCCAAAAGACGTTCCATAAAAAATTGATGGGTATTTTGGGAACCTGCTTCCAATTCGTTAAACACTGCAAGAAGAACATCGGATTTGACACCAAGTGGACCAGCAATTTTTTCGGCCAACTTTTCTGATAAAGAACGACTACCAGATTCAATTCTACTCAGATATGATTGACTAATGTCGCACTTGAACGCCAATTGCGCCTGCGTCAGACGTTTTTGATGCATCAAGTCGCTCATTATTTCGCGAAATGAAGTCGCTGCTTTTGCCGTGTTTTGCTGTGAAGAATCAACCGACATAAATCACTCCGTATACAGTTGCAAAAATCGTACACACCGCTGCCGTGAAAATGACGCCCTTGAAAATCCGATCCGGAATGGAACGGGGACGCTCGTTTTTATTCATATTCATTTTAAGCCTCCAAGCTAGATGGTTATGCTCGCCTCGCTTGGTGCGCTCTACTTGGCGCTTGTCATAGATATATGACTATAATTTGATATCTGTCAACAATCATGACAATTCTCTTTTGACTGTTTCCGTGATGAAAACTGGCAATTTCCTTAGTAAACTTTGATATTTTATATGTGTAGTGAGAACGAAATAGGAACTACACAATATGTAGGTCGTCTGTCTAGAGAAATTTTTGTCATAAATATTTACAAAATTCATAAAAGGGGAAGCTATGCCCCCCTTTTGCTTTGAAAGATTGTGTCAGGAAAAATTACAGGCTGGATTGCAGCTCTGCGATGATGGCGTCTGTCATTTCTGAAGTAGAGACAGGTTTGCCGCCATCCGCTTGCATCAGATCGCCTGTGCGAATGCCTTTGGCGAGCACTTTTTCGATAGCGGATTCCAGACGCGTGGCTTCTTCGCCTTGGTCAAAGGAGTAGCGCAGCGCCATGGCGAGAGACAGGATACAGGCGCAGGGGTTGGCTTTGCCTTGGCCCATGATATCTGGGGCGGAGCCGTGGACGGGTTCGTACATCGCCTTCGGGCGGCCGTTTTCCATCGGCGCGCCGAGTGAAGCAGACGGCAACATACCAAGTGAGCCTGTGAGCATCGCCGCACAATCAGACAGGATATCGCCAAACAGGTTGTCCGTGAGGATCACGTCGAATTGTTTCGGGGCGCGGACCAGCTGCATCGCGCCGTTGTCGGCGTACATG
Proteins encoded in this window:
- a CDS encoding helix-turn-helix domain-containing protein gives rise to the protein MSVDSSQQNTAKAATSFREIMSDLMHQKRLTQAQLAFKCDISQSYLSRIESGSRSLSEKLAEKIAGPLGVKSDVLLAVFNELEAGSQNTHQFFMERLLGKKKNEDFLGKRVRQLRHDDILEVFGNNPSGSYEFRGKSEEVEITNFDPDFLEVSSYDTRAHGIARIDENGEREFIESEKEVVIPAGETVLVKIFEEITFPSWLEAELAPASNIATKGLFVSHGPLIDPLFNGRPIVVSVLNPTKENQVISRNESFMTLRFWIAEI